A stretch of the Ischnura elegans chromosome 5, ioIscEleg1.1, whole genome shotgun sequence genome encodes the following:
- the LOC124158803 gene encoding sesquipedalian-1 isoform X1 produces MVNPAMKINEKNLAAFATSATPVDREGWLVKRGEVNKYYQRRWFVLKGNLLFYFEKRGDKEPVGLIILEGCTIELAENEEQYGFKIVFHGSGNRSYLLGAESQESMEAWMKALACASYDYLKVLVADLQRQLEEAEDFSFVTEQYALGVPNMSDMNSACGPQAPPRHRHNPFNKPMDPVEAGNYGDGTSAILGRSQAHRMGNSYEANGMMAHMRPRNFRSLHREYGQSILKDQLSWKAMEGSARSSEPSKTEPKEPPPNSENLLISL; encoded by the exons ATGGTAAATCCAGCCATGAAGATAAATGAAAAGAACCTTGCCGCTTTCGCGACTTCAGCCACTCCTGTAGATCGTGAAGGTTGGCTGGTGAAGCGAGGAGAGGTAAACAAGTATTATCAAAGAAGATGGTTCGTCCTCAAaggaaatttacttttttattttgagaaaagagGTGATAAAGAACCAGTCGGACTCATAATACTTGAAGGCTGCACAATAG AACTAGCCGAAAATGAGGAGCAGTATGGTTTCAAGATTGTCTTCCATGGATCCGGCAACAGGAGTTACCTTCTGGGCGCGGAATCCCAGGAGAGTATGGAAGCCTGGATGAAAGCATTGGCATGTGCATCGTATGACTATCTGAAGGTTCTGGTGGCAGACTTACAGCGGCAACTTGAGGAGGCTGAAG atttttcttttGTTACAGAGCAATATGCCTTGGGTGTACCAAATATGAGTGATATGAATTCGGCCTGTGGACCTCAAGCCCCACCACGACACAGACATAATCCTTTCAACAAACCAATGGATCCAGTAGAGGCTGGTAACTATGGAGATGGGACATCAGCCATCTTGGGAAGGAGTCAAGCCCACAGGATGGGTAATTCATATGAAGCCAATGGAATGATGGCTCACATGAGACCCAGGAATTTTCGATCACTGCACAGAGAGTATGGACAGTCTATTTTGAAAGATCAGTTATCCTGGAAAGCGATGGAAGGGTCTGCGAGGAGCAGTGAGCCAAGCAAAACAGAACCGAAAGAGCCACCACCCAATAgcgaaaatttattgatttctcTCTAG
- the LOC124158803 gene encoding sesquipedalian-1 isoform X2, whose product MVNPAMKINEKNLAAFATSATPVDREGWLVKRGEVNKYYQRRWFVLKGNLLFYFEKRGDKEPVGLIILEGCTIELAENEEQYGFKIVFHGSGNRSYLLGAESQESMEAWMKALACASYDYLKVLVADLQRQLEEAEEQYALGVPNMSDMNSACGPQAPPRHRHNPFNKPMDPVEAGNYGDGTSAILGRSQAHRMGNSYEANGMMAHMRPRNFRSLHREYGQSILKDQLSWKAMEGSARSSEPSKTEPKEPPPNSENLLISL is encoded by the exons ATGGTAAATCCAGCCATGAAGATAAATGAAAAGAACCTTGCCGCTTTCGCGACTTCAGCCACTCCTGTAGATCGTGAAGGTTGGCTGGTGAAGCGAGGAGAGGTAAACAAGTATTATCAAAGAAGATGGTTCGTCCTCAAaggaaatttacttttttattttgagaaaagagGTGATAAAGAACCAGTCGGACTCATAATACTTGAAGGCTGCACAATAG AACTAGCCGAAAATGAGGAGCAGTATGGTTTCAAGATTGTCTTCCATGGATCCGGCAACAGGAGTTACCTTCTGGGCGCGGAATCCCAGGAGAGTATGGAAGCCTGGATGAAAGCATTGGCATGTGCATCGTATGACTATCTGAAGGTTCTGGTGGCAGACTTACAGCGGCAACTTGAGGAGGCTGAAG AGCAATATGCCTTGGGTGTACCAAATATGAGTGATATGAATTCGGCCTGTGGACCTCAAGCCCCACCACGACACAGACATAATCCTTTCAACAAACCAATGGATCCAGTAGAGGCTGGTAACTATGGAGATGGGACATCAGCCATCTTGGGAAGGAGTCAAGCCCACAGGATGGGTAATTCATATGAAGCCAATGGAATGATGGCTCACATGAGACCCAGGAATTTTCGATCACTGCACAGAGAGTATGGACAGTCTATTTTGAAAGATCAGTTATCCTGGAAAGCGATGGAAGGGTCTGCGAGGAGCAGTGAGCCAAGCAAAACAGAACCGAAAGAGCCACCACCCAATAgcgaaaatttattgatttctcTCTAG